GGGGGTAACATCTTTTTCTACGCCGTCAATTACAGCAGTAGAGCTATCGCCTAATGCGAGGAAGCCAGCGATTGCGGCAAGAATAACTAGTGCACAGATAAAGGCGTATTCAATTTGCGTGGCACCAGATTTGTTTTTTAAATAATTCATGTGGTCTGCTTATTGGTTGTGCCCGCCCCTTTATGAAAGGGGCGGGCAGGCATTAGGCAGATTATGAGCCTTTCGCGAGCTCGTCTGCTACGTTGGTAAAGGTGCCTTCAAGGTTGTCACCAATCTGAGTCATAGCAACGATTGCAGCTACTGCAATCAATGCAGCGATCAGACCGTATTCAATTGCGGTCGCGCCTGATTGGTTCTGTGCGAAAGAACGGAAGAATTTTAACATAAGTAGGCTCCCTTAAGAGATAGTCCTTGCGGACGGTTACGCTGATATGCCAGCTACGAACCTTATAGCAAAATCAGGGGCGACTTGCAAACAAATAGAATCTAAAA
This sequence is a window from Alphaproteobacteria bacterium. Protein-coding genes within it:
- a CDS encoding Flp family type IVb pilin: MNYLKNKSGATQIEYAFICALVILAAIAGFLALGDSSTAVIDGVEKDVTPVLKRAS
- a CDS encoding Flp family type IVb pilin, with amino-acid sequence MLKFFRSFAQNQSGATAIEYGLIAALIAVAAIVAMTQIGDNLEGTFTNVADELAKGS